A section of the Metasolibacillus fluoroglycofenilyticus genome encodes:
- a CDS encoding polyprenyl synthetase family protein has product MVYKNDIIDKMKEIILLENIEERFKITLLSYINEKSNSAMSFGELCIFHYQAFLQEPEIDRDIIRVAAAVELLVLSFDIIDDLQDGDADYIWCNNPAIAMNGALAMIFLTAKLIHESTFRHKAQALHVLNEFALKSINGQYLDLENSAKDEASYLKMTEAKSGALIALSSSIGASLALGKLDERVIEYSTYIGVVQQILNDIQDLKTWGKKNDLLNGKYSLPILYLLEQSEAYADILKKYYNGAKVELEPTYFKQVLLESGAINYALAIKNIFKFKTLHIIKTMPFNNEEKQYLIKLVE; this is encoded by the coding sequence TTGGTATATAAAAATGATATAATAGATAAAATGAAGGAAATTATCTTATTAGAAAATATAGAGGAACGTTTCAAAATAACTTTATTAAGTTATATAAATGAAAAAAGTAATTCTGCTATGTCTTTTGGGGAGCTTTGTATATTCCATTATCAGGCATTTTTACAAGAACCAGAGATAGATAGAGACATCATACGAGTTGCTGCTGCTGTTGAACTATTAGTACTGAGCTTCGATATAATAGATGATTTGCAGGATGGCGATGCGGATTATATATGGTGCAATAATCCTGCTATTGCGATGAATGGTGCGTTGGCAATGATTTTTTTAACAGCCAAGCTGATTCATGAAAGTACATTTCGGCACAAAGCACAGGCTCTGCATGTGCTAAATGAATTTGCATTAAAGAGCATTAATGGACAATATCTTGATTTAGAAAATAGCGCAAAAGACGAAGCTTCTTATCTCAAAATGACAGAGGCTAAATCAGGTGCATTAATAGCACTTAGCAGTTCGATAGGTGCTAGCCTAGCGCTAGGTAAATTGGATGAAAGAGTAATTGAGTATTCAACATATATTGGTGTAGTCCAGCAAATATTAAATGATATCCAAGACCTGAAAACATGGGGTAAAAAAAATGACTTGCTAAATGGCAAGTATTCTTTACCGATCCTTTATTTATTGGAGCAGTCAGAAGCGTATGCAGATATTTTGAAAAAATATTATAATGGTGCAAAAGTGGAGCTTGAACCTACATATTTTAAACAAGTATTATTAGAAAGCGGTGCAATTAATTATGCACTTGCTATAAAAAATATTTTCAAATTCAAGACATTGCATATAATAAAAACGATGCCATTTAACAATGAAGAAAAACAATATTTAATAAAATTAGTAGAATAG
- a CDS encoding anti-sigma-F factor Fin: MSVRYRCRHCETEIGTLPFDADETIRKLHQFEIGEVDDYVERDERGDTTVHCICEHCENSLRQFPDYYALKKWLQ, translated from the coding sequence TTGTCAGTTCGTTATCGTTGTAGACATTGTGAAACAGAGATTGGCACATTGCCATTTGATGCAGATGAAACCATTCGCAAGCTTCACCAATTTGAAATTGGGGAAGTGGATGACTATGTGGAAAGGGACGAACGAGGGGATACGACGGTGCATTGTATATGTGAGCACTGCGAAAATTCCTTAAGACAATTTCCAGATTACTATGCATTGAAAAAATGGCTGCAATAA
- the pth gene encoding aminoacyl-tRNA hydrolase → MKLIIGLGNPGKPYAHTRHNIGFDVIDAVAEKWGAPLNQTKFNGMYATVHRPEGKVMLLKPLTYMNLSGECVRPMMDYFDIAIENLIVIYDDLDLDTGKLRLRQKGSAGGHNGIKSLIQHLGTQEFNRIRVGVSRPPAGMKVADYVLSKFSKDEEPVVEDAIKKSCDAVELALSKSFLDVMNVFNGA, encoded by the coding sequence ATGAAATTGATAATTGGTTTAGGCAACCCTGGCAAACCATATGCTCATACACGCCATAATATTGGCTTTGATGTCATTGATGCAGTGGCAGAAAAATGGGGAGCACCGTTAAACCAAACGAAATTTAATGGTATGTATGCGACTGTGCATCGTCCTGAAGGAAAGGTGATGCTATTAAAACCGTTAACATATATGAATTTATCGGGTGAATGTGTGCGTCCAATGATGGATTATTTTGATATTGCAATAGAGAATCTTATCGTTATTTACGATGATTTAGATTTAGATACAGGCAAGCTACGTCTGCGCCAAAAAGGCAGTGCTGGCGGGCATAATGGGATTAAGTCATTGATTCAACATTTAGGTACACAAGAGTTTAACCGCATCCGTGTTGGCGTCAGCCGCCCGCCGGCAGGCATGAAGGTGGCAGACTATGTGTTGTCGAAATTTTCAAAGGATGAAGAGCCAGTTGTAGAGGATGCAATAAAAAAATCGTGCGATGCAGTGGAGCTCGCATTATCAAAAAGCTTTTTAGATGTAATGAATGTTTTTAACGGTGCATAA
- the comX gene encoding competence pheromone ComX gives MISKLIKYVKENSQLIPLLEDNKLSLLGVSKWEQQAIVEAMNEPMKALFSKWR, from the coding sequence GTGATTAGCAAATTAATTAAGTATGTAAAAGAAAATTCTCAACTAATACCACTATTAGAGGATAATAAGTTATCACTTTTAGGTGTCTCGAAATGGGAGCAACAGGCAATTGTTGAGGCGATGAATGAGCCGATGAAAGCATTATTTTCCAAATGGAGATAA
- a CDS encoding ATP-binding protein has protein sequence MSKKVFLVVLFGYTTLFIYLISFLLRTPFIGIEIVQVQQEWKIQDFAHPEWAENHNIERGDIILEINHQPIKIADDATQYVIKGASSILTQSTQGDSKLIKISYRDFPIQSFYWVLLPIVYFIMSLIICIYLKLYRKESFQSINIFVLFILTVALTYGAIGPSGYLGNISVFIMSNGAIASIILLLHFLINYLQLLDVNHRLIIKPTYLYGILIISCLLTLSEKIIPTIYEWNTIFILLGIAFLIFYAFLMLLIVYLKYRKQQLLVLLFCLVGPFLPMLLLYLLPMLLFQQHVLAMAYCTLFLLLIPILLMLTQLPDYLFDVDYEISKIRYYSMLSLVASSVVVIGLYFILDIKRLDAFKSFLFLFIVIFGLFYVKERIDYASRKVLFSPKGDYVHFVYKTIEQITHMPSVDKLLKHFSEALAQQLSVSHVEVHTYSTANRVANPKIIENLALGTVKRVDGRYIGCLHETLDKKYIVTIANEGGLYLKKEELLCLELLIMYVSNFIDNTQFVEGLIEQLDTSQQGNPAWLKKYIWLQLENEKSQLAQELHDTILQQQLYLIRELDVAQIDKQLIKRQREYLIQLNVDLRHYCEQLKPPLLEKQGLRVALNKLFAEIERQANFTIIHAIENVVLDSPELPLLIYRTIQEMLNNALKHSRATYVKITLTASTQGFELVYFDNGVGCDLSEIDGKNSMGLQGMKERVYAYNGSFELTSALDEGMHIVIKVKE, from the coding sequence ATGAGCAAAAAAGTGTTTTTGGTAGTGTTATTTGGATATACTACCTTATTTATATACTTAATATCATTTTTATTAAGAACACCGTTTATCGGTATTGAAATAGTGCAAGTGCAACAAGAGTGGAAAATTCAAGATTTTGCTCATCCTGAATGGGCCGAGAATCATAATATTGAGCGCGGAGATATCATACTGGAGATTAATCACCAGCCAATAAAAATTGCTGATGATGCCACGCAATATGTAATAAAGGGCGCAAGCAGCATACTTACCCAAAGTACACAAGGGGACAGTAAGCTTATCAAAATTTCATATCGCGATTTTCCGATACAATCGTTTTATTGGGTATTATTACCGATTGTTTATTTTATAATGAGTTTAATTATATGTATTTATTTGAAACTATATAGAAAAGAATCCTTTCAATCTATTAATATCTTTGTATTATTTATATTAACAGTAGCATTAACATACGGTGCTATAGGACCATCAGGATACTTGGGGAATATAAGTGTTTTTATTATGAGTAATGGAGCTATAGCAAGTATTATTTTATTACTACATTTTTTAATTAACTATCTACAATTATTAGATGTTAACCATAGATTGATAATTAAGCCTACTTACTTGTATGGGATTCTTATTATTAGCTGCTTGTTGACGTTATCAGAGAAAATTATTCCAACTATCTATGAATGGAATACAATTTTTATACTATTAGGAATAGCGTTTCTTATTTTTTATGCATTCCTAATGCTATTAATTGTCTACTTGAAATATCGTAAACAACAGCTATTAGTATTGCTCTTTTGCTTAGTAGGGCCCTTTTTACCGATGCTCTTACTATACTTGTTACCGATGCTGTTATTTCAACAGCATGTACTAGCTATGGCTTATTGCACCTTGTTTTTACTTTTGATTCCCATTTTGTTAATGCTCACACAGCTCCCAGACTATTTATTCGATGTCGATTATGAAATTTCAAAAATACGCTACTATAGTATGCTATCATTAGTTGCCTCTAGTGTCGTTGTAATAGGCCTTTATTTTATACTGGATATAAAGCGACTAGATGCTTTTAAAAGCTTTCTTTTCTTATTTATTGTTATTTTTGGTTTGTTCTACGTAAAGGAACGAATCGATTACGCAAGCCGAAAAGTTTTATTTTCTCCTAAAGGCGATTACGTGCATTTTGTGTATAAAACCATTGAACAAATTACGCATATGCCTTCAGTTGATAAGTTATTAAAGCATTTTAGTGAGGCATTGGCTCAGCAATTATCTGTGAGTCATGTTGAGGTACATACTTATTCCACTGCTAATCGGGTGGCAAATCCTAAAATAATTGAAAACTTAGCGTTAGGTACTGTGAAAAGGGTGGATGGTCGTTATATTGGCTGTTTGCATGAAACATTGGATAAAAAGTATATTGTGACGATTGCTAATGAGGGCGGTCTATATTTAAAAAAAGAAGAGCTATTATGCTTGGAATTGCTCATTATGTATGTTAGTAATTTCATTGATAACACGCAGTTTGTCGAAGGGCTTATTGAGCAACTTGATACATCGCAGCAAGGCAATCCAGCATGGCTGAAGAAATATATTTGGCTGCAGCTAGAAAATGAAAAATCCCAGCTTGCACAGGAACTACATGATACGATTTTACAGCAGCAACTTTATTTAATACGTGAGCTAGATGTAGCGCAAATAGATAAGCAGTTAATTAAACGTCAGCGGGAATATTTAATCCAATTAAATGTCGATTTGCGTCATTATTGTGAGCAATTGAAGCCACCTTTACTAGAGAAGCAAGGTTTACGGGTTGCATTGAATAAATTATTTGCGGAAATAGAGCGACAGGCGAACTTTACAATTATCCATGCAATAGAAAATGTCGTATTGGACTCCCCCGAACTACCACTATTAATTTATCGTACAATCCAAGAGATGTTGAATAATGCATTAAAGCATTCACGGGCAACCTATGTCAAAATTACACTAACCGCTTCGACGCAAGGTTTTGAATTAGTTTATTTTGATAATGGGGTTGGCTGTGATTTATCTGAAATTGATGGGAAAAATTCGATGGGATTACAAGGAATGAAAGAACGAGTGTATGCATATAACGGCTCGTTTGAGTTAACATCAGCCTTAGACGAAGGTATGCATATTGTTATCAAAGTTAAGGAGTAA
- a CDS encoding response regulator transcription factor, translated as MIKLLLIDDHPLILEGSKQIFSNAPDIVADTLEDMKSFSKVLTETQYDVFLIDINLGESSGLEFAEQVKAKYPAAIIILYTGEQIEDYYSLILEKKVDNVISKTATKDTILKAVYAAVNNEVLLPKSFIDYVQQNPMKKQLQLNQREKRILELVREGYTNKAIALELNLAQRTVESCLSQIYMLLDINTRADAVLKAVELKLI; from the coding sequence ATGATTAAATTATTATTAATAGACGACCATCCATTGATTTTAGAGGGAAGTAAGCAAATTTTTAGCAATGCACCTGATATAGTAGCTGATACGTTAGAAGATATGAAATCATTCTCAAAGGTGCTCACAGAAACACAGTATGATGTGTTTTTAATTGATATTAATTTAGGTGAGAGCAGTGGATTAGAGTTTGCGGAGCAGGTAAAGGCTAAGTATCCAGCAGCTATCATTATATTGTATACAGGTGAGCAAATAGAAGATTATTATTCACTTATTTTAGAGAAAAAAGTGGATAATGTCATTTCGAAAACAGCAACAAAGGATACTATTTTAAAAGCGGTATATGCTGCAGTGAATAATGAAGTGCTGTTGCCTAAAAGCTTTATTGATTACGTACAACAGAATCCAATGAAAAAGCAACTACAATTAAATCAGCGAGAAAAACGAATTCTAGAGCTAGTGAGAGAAGGCTATACGAATAAGGCAATTGCGCTAGAGTTAAATTTAGCGCAGCGCACAGTAGAAAGCTGCTTGTCGCAAATATATATGCTACTAGATATAAATACACGTGCTGACGCTGTGTTAAAGGCTGTGGAATTGAAGTTGATTTAA